Proteins encoded by one window of Salvia splendens isolate huo1 chromosome 5, SspV2, whole genome shotgun sequence:
- the LOC121803790 gene encoding glycine-rich cell wall structural protein 1.0-like: MHSGDDESPDSQESGYGGNPSLGYGGYPTQPSGYGGYPSQLSGYGGSLSQPWSWSQTPRRGHRVQTLIHFSHGGQDALDTMMGLLSSGIPNTPVARVETLVPTRRSGGRGGGGGRSGGRGGGGSGSAGGSSGSGVGSGGGEGSGVSSGRGSGNKRGKLYTKAESIAVVRAWDATHRTP, translated from the exons atgcataGTGGAGACGATGAATCACCCGACTCGCAGGAATCGGGctatggcggcaatccttcaCTGGGATATGGCGGTTATCCtactcagccgtcgggatatggcggctatccttctcagctGTCAGGCTATGGCGGGTCTCTGTCCCAGCCGTGGAGTTGGAGTCAAACCCCTCgtcgtgggcatcgagtccaaacCCTCATCCATTTCAGTcatggag GTCAAGACGCACTGGATACCATGATGGGGCTGCTCAGTTCCGGCATCCCAAATACGCCAGTTGCACGGGTGGAAACGCTCGTTCCGACCCGAAGGAGCGGCGGacgcggtggcggtggcggaaGGAGCGGCGGACGCGGTGGCGGTGGATCGGGAAGCGCCGGTGGCAGCTCCGGCAGTGGCgtcggcagcggcggtggcgagGGAAGCGGCGTCAGCAGTGGCCGTGGCTCAGGGAACAAACGGGGCAAGCTCTACACGAAAGCGGAGTCCATTGCCGTGGTGAGGGCTTGGGATGCCAcacatcggaccccatag